CATTCTGCATATATCGCTTCGACAACTCTTGGACTTGCAACTTCATATCCACTTGGACATAAACAGAACCTGCTGTTCTTCAACATGGTTTCATAAGATTTGTCATTTGGAAGTTTTTCATAAACCAACATATCTTCATCTTTTCCTTTCCATTGTTCTAGTAGATGGTGTCTTATGTTACCATGTAAACCACCAGCAAAGAATGCTAGGATTGATCTTCTTGATGGTGAGGGACCTCCAATGAGTCCTTTGATATCACCCGTCTTGAGATTGATTTCCGGTAAGGATACATCTTTTAGAGGATTAAAACCTTCTGAAGTATTGGCATTGCATAGAACTCTTATGGAGGTGTTGAATAGATGTGGAACATATGAAGTCAAATGTGGCCCCTGTAGATCATCAATACAAAAGGTTTTCATCAAAATAGGCAAATTTGATGACGATTCATATGTTCATCCgactttcctttttagtatgtttcataCATAATGTTTCTTTCTCGACAATTCTTTAAGTTCAACTTtacacatgacatgtttaagatgACAAAATTAAAcgacattttgatacatttcttactttcttaaactccgtgtcaagtcaaaacagacaaataaattgaaacagaaaGAGTATGTCAGAGAGTCTGAAACTTAGTTGACTCTAGAGAATTTGCTTACCCAATCATGACAAGAGAGCATGAAGTGATCAGCACCAAGACTTCTGTTCCAAAAAGAATGTCTTTCAGAAATGACTTTGACATAATCAGCAACAGTCCTACCAAGGGCATGCATATCATGGGCACCAGGGACAAAAAGGTATTGAACCATTACAACTACACTGAATGGTAGAAAATACACCAAGGCCTCATCTGGATTTTTTGTTCGATAAAGGCTCCCCCTTTCCATTTCATGTATAAATCTTCCCTCTGTTGAATATATACTCCTACACGGACCATTATGGAATATTGGAGGTTCTCCTTCTTCATACACATATACCTTGAAGTTCTTCTCCATTTCAAGATAGCTCCTACCAACATTTTCGCGAAAGATACAAATTATGAACACAACATTACTGTAGATTTAGTTTAAATTCTATGCGCTAACGGTTTATACACAACCATTTCATATATAAAGTATTCGTAAATCTCTATGATAAACATTAACCGATAACATGATAAAATGGTAGTTTATATGACTCAAATTATGTGAGGTCGAACCAATAAGGCTTGTACTGGACTGGTAAGTACTCCAATATCTTTAATCATATGTCTCGGATTTGACGAAGTGGCATTTGTTAGAGTATTGAACTTTCCGGCACAAAATGTGAATTTAGTTTGACTCTAATACAAATACTGCACATCGaatgagaaacaaaaaagaaattgtgagAGGTAGAATTAGTAGTACCAGTGGAAGGAATTTGCATTATGGTACATGGGGCCTTGAGGAACATAATCAGGGTCATGATGGTTAGATATCATACTCCCATTTCTAGCAGCTTCTCTTATTGATGATCTGGATTTTGCCAAAATTGCTTCAAGCCTTTCTAACCTTCTATACATTTTAAGTACCTCTTTAGTTTCATTATCACCATGTTCTCCTCCTTCATTAGATATATCCTTCTCAAtctcttcttctccttcatTTGATTCATCCCTCTCAATGTCTTCTCCTCCTTCCTTCTATTTACAAGTTAACAAAGcacaataagaaaaaaatagatgaatttGATACGCTGAAGGTTACACAATCACGttacttaaaaaagaaaataaatcaaaatattttttcaaagaaaacaagttccttaaaaatgaagaaaattactAAGAAAAACGAGTTCCATAAATGGTCTTGCAAACTTATTGTCCCCTCTTCACATCCCTTCCCCTCCAAAACTCCCACTCCTCCACCTTTTTCCCATCTTATAGTGTTTAaccaaaaataagtaaaagattcacttatttttcaagaaaatatttaccTTTATACCTAACATGGACAACCATAAAGTAAACACAATCATTAAACTTTAAATATACTAAGGCTAACAATATTGTATATGACATATATCCTCAGTATACACATgcataagaaagaaaaatacaacAATATATAAAACAAGGGAAAAGTAGGATTTACTTGGGGAGGTTGATGAGGTATTGACTCTTCTTCAACTACCAAATTCTcatgaaataaattattgttGAAAGGAGAAGTAAAAGATGAAGAAGCCCCA
The window above is part of the Solanum pennellii chromosome 5, SPENNV200 genome. Proteins encoded here:
- the LOC107019163 gene encoding probable glycosyltransferase At5g03795, which codes for MWSFKKLQLPSFLSTNLALLVFIPLVLFSIIACTLIGQQSSSSFVPFSSVWKWKSIGIFNSYSLRSLSSYEEQHGASSSFTSPFNNNLFHENLVVEEESIPHQPPQKEGGEDIERDESNEGEEEIEKDISNEGGEHGDNETKEVLKMYRRLERLEAILAKSRSSIREAARNGSMISNHHDPDYVPQGPMYHNANSFHWSYLEMEKNFKVYVYEEGEPPIFHNGPCRSIYSTEGRFIHEMERGSLYRTKNPDEALVYFLPFSVVVMVQYLFVPGAHDMHALGRTVADYVKVISERHSFWNRSLGADHFMLSCHDWGPHLTSYVPHLFNTSIRVLCNANTSEGFNPLKDVSLPEINLKTGDIKGLIGGPSPSRRSILAFFAGGLHGNIRHHLLEQWKGKDEDMLVYEKLPNDKSYETMLKNSRFCLCPSGYEVASPRVVEAIYAECIPVLISDNYVPPFSDVLNWNAFSVTIGVKDIPNIKKILMSISQSQYLRMHRRVKQVQRHFVINDGSPKRFDLLNMIVHSIWLRRLNIRVQE